In Staphylococcus lloydii, the following proteins share a genomic window:
- a CDS encoding YbfB/YjiJ family MFS transporter, whose product MAKHAYRQLVLGMIALFIVMAIGRFAYTPILPFMKHVGMMNDQNAGFLATLNYLGYLIGAIIPLGFIYKSKVIDLKVYLIINILTTILMGFTEQYIVWAVYRIISGITSGAVFVLASNVVLEALKQGRRERISGLLYSAVGIGIFSSSIFIYFFTTDVRWQATWIILGICSLIGGLLVVIGMTENQSVKQDNGVHEHTQQQGQRFPKFMRFFSIAYFCEGAGYIITGTFLVAIVKSIPALADYAALSWMFVGLGAIPSTVIWSMIAEKIGYDKAIYGGFILQIIGISMPVFSHNTISLIISSLLFGATFLGLTTLFMSKGQQLMYKANGKANYVATLTVIYSVGQMIAPSISGWLIGDSGNYNAALIFATIILIVGLISAIVSFKVTERKDDVNEY is encoded by the coding sequence TTGGCTAAGCACGCTTATCGACAACTCGTGTTAGGAATGATTGCGTTATTTATTGTTATGGCTATTGGACGTTTTGCTTATACGCCTATTTTGCCGTTTATGAAACATGTTGGAATGATGAATGATCAGAATGCAGGTTTTTTAGCGACACTTAATTATTTAGGCTATTTAATAGGCGCTATCATTCCATTAGGCTTTATTTATAAAAGTAAGGTGATTGATTTAAAGGTTTATTTAATTATAAATATTTTAACTACAATATTAATGGGCTTTACAGAACAATATATTGTTTGGGCGGTGTATCGTATCATATCTGGTATTACGAGTGGCGCCGTATTCGTTTTAGCATCTAATGTTGTCTTAGAAGCATTAAAACAAGGACGTCGTGAGCGTATTTCAGGTTTATTGTATAGTGCGGTCGGTATTGGAATATTTTCAAGTAGTATATTTATTTACTTCTTTACAACAGATGTACGATGGCAGGCGACTTGGATAATTTTAGGTATTTGTTCGTTAATAGGCGGATTGCTTGTAGTTATAGGTATGACGGAGAATCAATCAGTTAAGCAAGACAACGGTGTCCATGAACATACACAGCAACAAGGACAAAGGTTTCCTAAATTTATGCGCTTTTTTTCAATTGCTTACTTTTGCGAAGGTGCGGGCTACATCATTACAGGTACGTTTTTAGTTGCTATAGTTAAATCGATACCAGCATTGGCTGATTATGCAGCGTTAAGTTGGATGTTTGTTGGCTTAGGTGCAATTCCATCTACAGTAATATGGTCAATGATTGCAGAAAAAATAGGTTATGATAAGGCAATATATGGCGGTTTTATATTACAGATTATTGGTATAAGTATGCCTGTTTTCTCCCACAATACTATCAGTTTAATAATTAGTTCTTTATTATTTGGTGCAACATTTCTTGGGTTAACGACATTATTTATGTCGAAAGGGCAACAATTAATGTATAAGGCAAATGGTAAGGCCAATTATGTGGCGACATTAACGGTGATTTATAGTGTTGGACAGATGATTGCGCCATCTATTTCGGGTTGGTTAATAGGAGATTCTGGAAACTATAATGCAGCATTAATTTTTGCCACAATAATATTAATCGTAGGTTTAATAAGTGCCATAGTAAGTTTTAAAGTCACTGAACGGAAAGATGATGTTAATGAATATTGA
- a CDS encoding LysR family transcriptional regulator has translation MMLMNIDDLKAFKKVCEVKSFTRAAEEMNFVQSNITAKIKRLEKHYQTQLIYRDKKAITATPAGQALLEYINKILTLVEAADAELIDNPYSELHIGSIETIAATHLPNVLEQFRQTNKKAKLKITTASTAQLLSKIKLREIEGAFISGAVNDETIEAVPLYNEQMVVITQKGYGNPVFENKGQAIIVFGEGCFYRSYFEKWLNHHQMIIDSLMTLNTLDGIVGCVQAGLGIAMLPQSVIAKLDHDKLDFYQVTTPFEHVPVSFMYRKDNVQTTVFNQFKKVMSAIYG, from the coding sequence ATGATGTTAATGAATATTGATGATTTAAAAGCATTTAAAAAAGTATGTGAAGTGAAAAGTTTTACGCGTGCTGCTGAAGAAATGAACTTTGTGCAGTCTAATATTACAGCTAAGATTAAAAGATTAGAAAAACACTATCAGACACAGTTAATTTATAGAGATAAAAAGGCGATAACAGCAACGCCAGCAGGACAAGCATTACTAGAGTACATTAATAAAATATTAACGCTAGTTGAAGCGGCTGACGCCGAATTGATTGATAATCCTTATAGTGAATTACACATAGGTTCAATCGAAACGATTGCTGCTACGCATTTACCAAACGTGCTAGAGCAGTTCAGGCAAACGAACAAAAAAGCGAAATTAAAAATAACTACAGCTTCTACTGCGCAATTATTATCGAAAATTAAGCTCCGTGAAATTGAAGGCGCATTTATTTCAGGCGCAGTTAATGATGAAACGATTGAAGCAGTACCACTATATAATGAACAAATGGTTGTAATTACGCAGAAAGGATATGGCAATCCCGTCTTTGAAAACAAAGGTCAAGCAATTATTGTCTTTGGAGAAGGTTGCTTCTATCGTAGTTATTTTGAAAAATGGTTAAATCACCATCAGATGATTATAGATAGTTTAATGACATTGAACACACTCGACGGTATTGTCGGCTGTGTCCAAGCAGGTTTAGGCATTGCCATGTTACCTCAATCAGTAATAGCTAAACTAGATCATGATAAATTAGATTTTTATCAAGTGACGACACCTTTTGAACATGTGCCAGTAAGCTTTATGTATCGTAAAGATAATGTGCAAACTACAGTATTTAATCAATTTAAAAAGGTGATGTCGGCAATATATGGATAA
- a CDS encoding MFS transporter, which translates to MQTISNNFVEKGTPAYLKINIALFIAGFTIFSILYSVQPLIPHFSQTFHVDKTTASLPLSTTTLTLAFAMLFFGAISEVVGRKPVMIFSVISVSLLAIVQPFITDFGAFLVVRLIQGICLAGLPSIAMAYIGEEISPNSLPEAMGIYIGGNAFGGAFGRIFTGYISSVFDYQTGLLSIAVLSVIAAILFTILLPKSQHFEQQKFSFKELIMSYWSHLRNIRLLKPFMLGFLFLGSNIAAFNYISFELKSAPYHLHPSVISFVYLLFLIGMLSSMLNAKLREKLGSINALKFSILMLTVGICVTLLPFLTFKILGLAISIYAFFSGHAIASAVVARRSEHHNAQASSLYLLFYYMGSSVGGTLAGYFYSLIYWPGVVLMIVLFMVIAFIISLTIKAR; encoded by the coding sequence ATGCAAACTATTTCCAACAACTTTGTAGAAAAAGGAACGCCAGCGTATTTAAAAATTAATATCGCTTTATTTATTGCTGGTTTTACAATTTTTTCTATTTTATACAGCGTTCAACCATTAATACCTCACTTTTCACAAACCTTCCATGTCGATAAAACTACAGCGAGTTTACCGTTATCGACTACAACACTAACATTAGCTTTTGCGATGCTATTTTTCGGCGCTATTTCTGAAGTTGTCGGACGTAAACCTGTTATGATTTTTTCAGTTATATCTGTGTCATTATTAGCCATCGTCCAACCGTTTATTACTGACTTCGGGGCTTTTTTGGTCGTTAGATTAATACAAGGCATTTGTTTAGCAGGACTACCTTCAATCGCAATGGCTTATATCGGAGAAGAAATTTCACCAAATAGTTTACCAGAAGCGATGGGTATTTATATAGGTGGTAATGCGTTTGGCGGTGCATTTGGTCGTATTTTCACAGGTTATATTTCCAGTGTATTTGATTACCAAACTGGTTTATTATCTATTGCTGTACTAAGTGTTATAGCAGCTATTTTATTCACCATACTATTACCTAAATCACAGCATTTTGAACAACAAAAATTTTCATTCAAAGAACTCATTATGAGCTACTGGAGCCATTTACGAAACATACGACTCTTAAAACCGTTTATGCTTGGCTTTTTATTTTTAGGAAGTAATATCGCAGCATTCAATTATATATCTTTTGAATTAAAATCTGCGCCTTATCACTTACATCCAAGTGTAATCAGTTTTGTTTATCTGCTATTTTTAATCGGTATGCTTTCTTCTATGTTAAATGCTAAATTACGTGAGAAATTAGGCTCTATCAACGCGCTAAAATTCAGTATTTTAATGTTAACCGTTGGTATTTGCGTAACGCTACTACCATTTTTAACTTTTAAAATTCTCGGTTTAGCCATTAGTATTTATGCATTCTTTAGTGGGCATGCTATCGCAAGTGCAGTAGTAGCAAGACGTTCCGAACATCACAACGCTCAAGCTTCAAGTCTTTACTTATTATTCTATTACATGGGATCTTCTGTCGGAGGAACATTGGCCGGCTATTTCTATAGTTTAATTTATTGGCCTGGCGTTGTATTAATGATTGTTTTATTTATGGTTATCGCCTTTATCATTTCATTAACAATCAAAGCAAGATAA
- a CDS encoding LysR family transcriptional regulator — translation MEWHHLEYFKLLAKLQNVSLSAKQLNVSQSALSRAIKQLEEEVGAPLFNRVGRSLKLNKYGQSFLVTVNTITQEMDMFKSEVTQSIDMLNGDINIGFLHSVGPTYLSDFLKTFNSQYPNIRVKLVQDHAKGLISKLENGDIDVAITMVAPASNSVCFIPLLQEQLFITLHSTHDLAQEQSLNIADLVNEQFILLKENFVLREQVDKIFHDHNINNVEINFESDETLTIASFVSAGLGISILPKLKNIQLPNLTQIPISNYKARRTIGLCYLTQADQLPIVKVTKESLLNYFSNYNEGKDYNNI, via the coding sequence ATGGAATGGCACCACTTAGAATACTTTAAACTATTAGCAAAGTTACAAAATGTATCTTTATCAGCAAAGCAATTAAATGTCAGCCAGTCCGCTTTAAGTCGTGCAATTAAACAACTAGAGGAAGAAGTGGGCGCGCCACTATTTAATAGAGTAGGTAGGTCGCTGAAATTAAATAAATATGGCCAATCATTTTTAGTGACTGTCAATACGATTACTCAGGAAATGGATATGTTTAAAAGTGAAGTAACGCAATCAATCGATATGTTAAATGGCGATATCAATATTGGTTTTTTACATTCTGTAGGGCCCACATATTTATCCGACTTTTTAAAAACCTTTAATTCACAATATCCTAATATAAGAGTGAAACTGGTACAAGACCATGCCAAAGGATTAATTTCTAAATTAGAGAATGGGGATATAGATGTAGCGATTACGATGGTGGCACCGGCTAGTAATAGTGTCTGTTTTATACCGTTACTACAAGAGCAATTGTTTATAACGCTACATAGTACTCACGATTTAGCCCAAGAGCAAAGTTTAAATATTGCCGACTTAGTTAATGAACAATTTATCTTACTCAAAGAGAACTTTGTATTAAGAGAACAAGTTGATAAAATTTTTCATGACCATAATATAAATAATGTAGAAATTAATTTTGAAAGCGATGAAACGTTGACGATTGCAAGTTTCGTTAGTGCAGGGTTAGGTATTTCTATCTTACCTAAATTAAAAAACATACAATTACCGAATCTTACTCAAATTCCAATTAGTAATTATAAAGCACGTCGTACTATAGGTTTATGTTATTTAACTCAAGCAGACCAGTTGCCTATTGTTAAAGTTACGAAAGAAAGTTTATTAAATTATTTTAGCAATTACAATGAAGGTAAAGATTATAATAATATATAG
- a CDS encoding sensor histidine kinase produces MCKNYTTLSQEEITEIVQLTAQLQRIADLNRSYVFIDCFFKESNHLIVVAEAVPSKEANLYQNSVLTQNVYEKFEPAVFRSLRTDKDVHHHKAVTQEGQVVEQNVTPIKVNGNVIGALIMEKDITRQIKNEEKLYVLSRATETISELFKYPSSEQIFVPDMIEEALFYLDTSFIVQYYNLKGEKIVQDLTDKQCDLNISILDIFPDFGYILNDDRVFVIENKAILNKHFQIKCIKLFTDQQLTGYLMMLKDITDAKEKEKAVISKTVAIREVHHRVKNNLQTVASLLRLQMRMDVPEESKHYFQESLNRILCIASVYEVILSESDSDHVNIATLIEKIGNALVYSETAEQAVNISYDIDNQLYLPSHLAISVALIGNEIITNSLQHAFKQTAKGNIDVTLCHKQTEAFYTLKVQDNGIGNGHYSSSFGLNIVSTIAENDLDGYFNIAQNDTGTLAQLVFQYKGE; encoded by the coding sequence ATTTGTAAAAACTACACGACATTATCGCAAGAAGAAATAACAGAGATTGTACAATTAACGGCACAATTACAGCGTATTGCAGATTTAAATAGGTCATATGTATTTATTGATTGTTTTTTTAAAGAATCAAACCATCTTATTGTGGTTGCTGAAGCCGTGCCATCAAAAGAAGCTAATTTATACCAAAATTCTGTACTAACGCAAAATGTATATGAGAAGTTTGAACCTGCCGTTTTCCGATCTTTACGTACTGATAAAGATGTACACCATCATAAGGCAGTAACGCAAGAAGGCCAAGTCGTTGAACAAAATGTGACGCCTATTAAAGTAAATGGCAATGTTATTGGCGCCTTAATCATGGAAAAGGATATAACGCGACAAATTAAAAATGAAGAGAAGTTATATGTGCTTTCAAGGGCAACCGAAACGATAAGTGAATTATTTAAATATCCTAGTAGTGAACAAATATTTGTGCCAGATATGATTGAAGAAGCGTTGTTTTATCTTGATACGTCATTCATCGTCCAGTACTACAATTTAAAAGGTGAGAAAATTGTTCAAGATTTAACCGATAAACAATGCGATTTGAATATATCGATTTTAGATATCTTCCCAGATTTTGGTTACATATTGAATGATGACAGAGTGTTTGTGATTGAAAATAAGGCAATACTAAACAAACACTTTCAAATCAAATGTATTAAATTATTTACCGACCAACAACTGACTGGATATTTGATGATGTTAAAAGATATTACAGATGCTAAAGAAAAAGAAAAAGCTGTAATTTCCAAAACAGTAGCAATTCGAGAAGTACATCATCGTGTTAAAAATAACTTGCAAACTGTGGCTAGTTTATTAAGGCTACAAATGAGGATGGACGTACCAGAGGAAAGTAAGCATTATTTTCAAGAAAGCTTGAATCGTATATTGTGTATCGCCTCGGTTTATGAAGTTATTTTGAGTGAATCAGATTCAGATCATGTAAATATTGCTACGCTTATCGAAAAGATTGGTAATGCGCTCGTCTATAGCGAAACTGCAGAGCAAGCGGTTAATATTAGTTATGATATAGACAATCAATTATATTTACCATCGCATTTAGCAATTTCTGTAGCCTTAATAGGCAATGAAATCATAACCAATAGTTTACAACATGCATTTAAACAAACGGCCAAAGGTAATATCGATGTCACTTTATGCCATAAACAAACAGAAGCATTTTACACGTTGAAAGTTCAAGATAATGGCATTGGGAATGGCCATTATTCAAGTTCATTTGGTTTAAATATTGTAAGTACAATCGCTGAAAATGACTTAGATGGCTACTTTAATATTGCACAAAATGATACTGGAACACTGGCGCAACTCGTATTTCAATACAAAGGGGAGTAA
- a CDS encoding ANTAR domain-containing response regulator, with protein sequence MNKIMVVEDEAIVRLDIVETLKEAQYNVVAAVGNGEKAIEYTEKQQPDLIIMDIKMPKLDGLKASKIISKRHDIPILILTAYSQSEFVQEAKQSNIVGYIIKPISESQLLPAVEIAMAQSEQMRNLKQKVTESYEAIEQRKQVEKAKGLLMHRQNISEEAAYKKLRKLSMNHHTNIQQIAIKVIEQLGS encoded by the coding sequence ATGAACAAAATTATGGTTGTTGAAGACGAAGCCATCGTCAGATTGGATATAGTCGAAACATTAAAAGAAGCTCAGTACAATGTTGTTGCAGCAGTCGGGAATGGAGAAAAGGCAATAGAATATACAGAGAAACAACAACCAGATTTGATTATAATGGATATTAAAATGCCTAAATTAGATGGATTAAAAGCAAGTAAAATAATAAGTAAACGGCATGATATACCTATTTTAATACTGACAGCTTATAGCCAAAGTGAGTTTGTACAAGAGGCGAAGCAATCAAACATTGTTGGCTATATCATTAAACCTATTTCAGAGTCACAACTATTACCAGCCGTAGAGATTGCAATGGCGCAATCCGAACAAATGCGTAACTTAAAACAAAAAGTAACAGAATCATATGAAGCGATTGAACAACGTAAGCAAGTAGAAAAAGCAAAAGGCTTATTAATGCATAGACAAAATATAAGTGAAGAAGCGGCTTACAAGAAATTGAGGAAATTAAGCATGAATCATCATACGAATATTCAACAGATAGCTATAAAAGTGATTGAACAATTAGGTTCATAG
- the eutH gene encoding ethanolamine utilization protein EutH codes for MEHIGTVIIYIIMICAVIGAFGAIRNPEIGVGKEFMEGIFTIGPIFANSAGIMASIPFISKFIENICGPFFNKIGADPAIAATSILATDMGGYQLADVLKHSYEGWIMAMIVGFMAGATIVFSIPLGLPMLDKRDHKYMALGILSGLLAIPFGVFISTFIILMSHMKIRTVVETTGAATHVFSISLSTVFVNLLPLIIFVVITAIGLYFFSDIMIKIFIIFGKILDVCIKLVFVFSVVQIFTGFFTNVFGVWGFDPIMADKKDNFRALENAGNIAIMLSGAFPMVYLIRKYFSNGLTKIGSKIGLSEVGSAGIIATVANILAMFKLVKDMPPKDKVINIAFGVCSAFLLGDHLSYTANFQPTLIPAVMIGKLSAGILAVIFAYLLCIPKARKLEDIDRRAGIIGPDEYLEKERLANRHHEHKQG; via the coding sequence ATGGAACATATAGGTACGGTAATTATATATATCATTATGATTTGTGCGGTTATTGGTGCTTTCGGTGCTATACGTAATCCCGAAATAGGTGTCGGGAAAGAATTTATGGAAGGGATCTTTACTATCGGTCCGATATTTGCCAATTCAGCAGGTATCATGGCATCTATTCCATTTATTTCAAAGTTTATCGAAAATATTTGTGGTCCGTTTTTCAATAAGATTGGAGCAGACCCAGCAATTGCAGCGACGTCGATATTGGCGACTGATATGGGTGGTTATCAATTGGCAGATGTGTTAAAGCACAGTTATGAAGGCTGGATTATGGCAATGATAGTAGGTTTTATGGCCGGAGCAACAATCGTCTTTTCTATACCTTTAGGTTTGCCAATGTTAGATAAAAGAGATCATAAATATATGGCTTTAGGTATTTTATCTGGTTTGTTAGCTATTCCTTTTGGTGTTTTTATATCAACATTTATCATCTTGATGAGTCATATGAAAATACGTACTGTAGTTGAAACTACTGGTGCTGCGACACACGTGTTTTCTATTAGTCTATCAACGGTGTTTGTGAACTTATTACCATTAATTATTTTCGTAGTGATTACAGCAATTGGATTATATTTCTTCTCAGATATTATGATTAAAATATTTATAATTTTTGGTAAGATCTTGGATGTTTGTATTAAACTCGTATTTGTATTTTCAGTTGTACAAATCTTTACTGGTTTCTTTACAAATGTGTTTGGCGTTTGGGGCTTCGACCCAATCATGGCTGATAAAAAAGATAACTTTAGGGCATTAGAAAATGCAGGTAACATCGCAATTATGTTATCCGGAGCATTCCCAATGGTTTACTTGATACGTAAATACTTCTCTAATGGTTTAACTAAAATTGGTAGTAAGATTGGTTTGAGTGAAGTAGGTAGTGCAGGTATTATTGCTACGGTCGCGAATATTTTAGCAATGTTTAAGCTAGTTAAAGATATGCCACCTAAAGATAAAGTAATTAATATTGCTTTTGGTGTGTGTTCTGCCTTTCTACTTGGAGATCACTTATCATATACCGCTAACTTCCAACCTACATTAATTCCAGCTGTGATGATAGGTAAATTAAGTGCCGGTATATTAGCGGTTATATTTGCATACTTGTTATGTATACCAAAAGCTAGAAAATTAGAAGACATAGATAGAAGAGCAGGTATTATTGGTCCTGATGAATACTTAGAAAAAGAACGATTAGCAAATCGTCATCACGAACACAAGCAGGGTTAA
- a CDS encoding SDR family NAD(P)-dependent oxidoreductase: MRLKDKVCIITGAGGGMGLVAAQKFAAEGAKVAVFERDELAGQTATNDIVHNGGEAKFFQVDISNEQQVKQAVAQTVETFGKIDVLYNNAGVMPSADNSVVNTSEEVWDLVMNINVKGIFFMTKYVIPEMEKNESGSIINIASFVAEMGCSVPQDAYTASKGAVVSLTKSLAIQFRPKGIRTNAISPGPIETPLLMEWLVSDEAAKKERLDRQPTGRFGKPEDIVNCALYLASDESDWTNGANINVDGGITANYF; this comes from the coding sequence ATGAGATTAAAAGACAAAGTATGTATCATCACAGGTGCTGGTGGAGGCATGGGTCTCGTTGCGGCACAAAAATTTGCAGCTGAAGGCGCGAAAGTAGCAGTTTTCGAAAGAGACGAGTTGGCTGGTCAAACAGCAACTAACGACATCGTTCATAACGGTGGAGAAGCTAAGTTTTTCCAAGTTGATATTTCAAATGAACAACAAGTCAAACAAGCAGTCGCACAAACAGTGGAGACTTTTGGCAAGATCGACGTGTTATACAATAATGCTGGTGTTATGCCTTCTGCCGATAATTCTGTAGTTAATACCTCTGAAGAAGTTTGGGATTTAGTAATGAATATTAACGTTAAAGGCATATTCTTTATGACAAAATACGTCATCCCTGAAATGGAAAAAAATGAATCAGGCTCAATTATCAACATTGCATCATTCGTTGCAGAAATGGGCTGTTCAGTGCCACAAGACGCTTACACTGCTTCAAAAGGTGCGGTAGTATCACTGACAAAATCATTAGCAATTCAATTTAGACCTAAAGGTATTCGTACAAATGCAATTAGCCCAGGGCCTATTGAAACACCATTATTAATGGAATGGCTAGTCTCTGATGAAGCCGCTAAGAAAGAACGCTTAGACAGACAACCGACAGGCAGATTTGGTAAGCCTGAAGACATTGTAAATTGCGCATTGTATTTGGCTTCTGATGAATCTGACTGGACTAACGGTGCTAACATTAATGTTGATGGTGGTATTACTGCAAATTACTTCTAA
- a CDS encoding glutamine synthetase family protein produces the protein MFKEINPNNKAGNIDKNELLQLIEEDKINTVVLGFCDMQGRLMGKRITGDFILENDISEGTHFCNYLLGTNFEMDTNEGYEYMNWDKGYGDYLAKPDWDTLKIVPWLDKTAMVFCDVFTEDGSEEICIAPRSILQRQIKKAEAHGLSPHLASELEFYLFNDSFENIDKKGFANLEAAGHLNEDYNLLQGTKNEPIYQEIRHQMHRMGIVIESSKGEAYKGQHEINLKYDHALKAADQHIMFKHGMKEICIQNDKAVTFMAKPYAEWTGSSGHIHLSMMEKGTSNNAFYAGDGADNPMSETMQHFLAGVIKYTKDFALMYAPYVNSYKRFAPNSWAPVSIAWSHDNRSAGYRTVGHGNALRFESRISGADMNPYLAYSALIGAGLYGIEHNIPLEDELKGNAYEQDSVDRIPSSLHEAIYHWKNSDVVKEVLGEDVAKHYLHAARSEQNDFDSFVTTWERSRYFEQS, from the coding sequence ATGTTTAAAGAAATTAATCCTAACAATAAGGCTGGTAATATTGATAAAAATGAATTACTACAACTTATCGAGGAAGACAAAATCAACACTGTAGTGCTAGGTTTTTGTGATATGCAAGGTCGTTTAATGGGGAAACGAATTACTGGCGATTTTATCTTAGAAAATGACATTTCGGAAGGCACTCATTTTTGTAACTATTTATTAGGTACTAATTTCGAAATGGATACAAATGAAGGCTATGAATATATGAACTGGGATAAAGGCTACGGTGATTATTTAGCTAAACCGGATTGGGACACGTTAAAAATTGTGCCTTGGTTAGATAAAACAGCAATGGTTTTCTGTGACGTATTTACCGAAGATGGTAGCGAAGAAATCTGTATCGCGCCACGTTCAATTTTACAACGTCAAATTAAAAAAGCAGAAGCGCATGGCTTGTCACCTCACCTTGCGAGTGAATTAGAGTTTTACTTATTTAATGATTCATTCGAAAATATTGATAAAAAAGGATTTGCCAATTTAGAAGCTGCAGGCCACCTTAACGAAGATTATAACTTGCTACAAGGTACTAAAAACGAACCCATCTATCAAGAAATCAGACATCAGATGCATCGTATGGGCATCGTTATTGAATCGTCTAAAGGTGAAGCATATAAAGGTCAACACGAAATCAACTTAAAATACGACCATGCCTTAAAAGCTGCAGACCAACATATTATGTTTAAACACGGTATGAAAGAAATTTGTATCCAAAACGATAAAGCCGTAACATTTATGGCCAAACCTTACGCAGAATGGACTGGTTCAAGTGGCCACATTCATCTCAGTATGATGGAGAAAGGCACTTCTAACAATGCCTTTTATGCTGGCGACGGTGCAGACAATCCAATGTCTGAGACGATGCAACATTTCTTAGCAGGTGTTATCAAATATACTAAAGATTTCGCTTTAATGTATGCCCCATACGTTAATTCTTACAAACGTTTCGCACCTAACTCTTGGGCGCCAGTAAGTATTGCATGGAGTCATGATAATCGCTCTGCTGGTTATAGAACGGTTGGTCATGGTAATGCATTACGTTTTGAATCTCGTATTTCCGGTGCAGATATGAACCCTTATTTAGCATATTCTGCCTTAATTGGTGCCGGACTTTACGGTATCGAACATAACATTCCACTTGAGGACGAATTAAAAGGTAATGCTTATGAACAAGATAGTGTAGATCGCATCCCTTCTTCTTTACATGAAGCTATTTATCATTGGAAAAATAGCGATGTCGTAAAAGAAGTATTGGGTGAAGATGTAGCAAAACACTATCTACATGCAGCACGTTCTGAACAAAATGATTTTGATTCCTTTGTAACAACTTGGGAACGTTCACGCTATTTCGAACAAAGCTAA